Proteins from a genomic interval of bacterium:
- the had gene encoding 6-hydroxycyclohex-1-ene-1-carbonyl-CoA dehydrogenase: MNRAWVMTAQGSPCEEREVSLPATAPGEALVAVAGCGVCHTDIAFLYGGVPTRAELPLTLGHEISGLVLEVGEGVDPTLVGRPVLVPAVMPCGECALCQAGRRRICRAQVMPGNDRHGGFASHVQVPARFLCPVGEDVLARNALWELAVVADAVTTPFQAIKNAGVRDGDLAVVIGAGGIGIHAVQIAAAAGARVIALDVDARKLETAKALGAGETVHVHGLEIKDIRGRVKEAARDLGADAHCWKLFETSGTRAGQETALALLGFGAHLAVVGFTLDKLEFRLSNLMAFDATLVGNWGSDPAIYPEVLEWIAAGKLEISPLVERYGLDDLNRVLAAAHAGNLLKRPVIVP; this comes from the coding sequence CTGAACAGGGCCTGGGTCATGACCGCGCAGGGATCTCCGTGCGAAGAGCGAGAGGTGAGCCTGCCCGCAACGGCGCCCGGCGAGGCCTTGGTTGCGGTCGCGGGTTGCGGCGTCTGCCATACGGACATCGCCTTTCTGTATGGAGGCGTGCCCACCCGTGCGGAGCTACCACTGACGCTGGGGCATGAGATCAGCGGCCTGGTGCTGGAAGTGGGCGAGGGCGTCGATCCGACGCTGGTGGGCCGACCGGTGCTCGTGCCCGCCGTCATGCCCTGCGGCGAGTGCGCGCTCTGCCAAGCGGGGCGGCGGCGCATCTGCCGCGCACAAGTGATGCCGGGCAACGACCGCCACGGGGGATTCGCCTCGCACGTCCAGGTGCCGGCCCGCTTTCTCTGCCCGGTCGGCGAAGACGTCCTTGCGCGCAACGCGCTCTGGGAGCTCGCGGTCGTCGCCGACGCCGTCACCACGCCCTTCCAAGCGATCAAGAACGCGGGCGTGCGTGACGGCGATCTGGCTGTCGTGATCGGTGCCGGCGGAATCGGCATCCACGCCGTGCAGATCGCCGCCGCGGCCGGCGCCCGGGTGATCGCTCTGGATGTCGACGCGCGCAAGCTGGAGACGGCGAAGGCGCTGGGTGCGGGCGAGACCGTGCATGTGCACGGTCTCGAGATCAAGGACATCCGCGGTCGCGTCAAGGAAGCTGCGCGGGACCTGGGCGCGGACGCCCATTGCTGGAAGCTCTTCGAGACCTCCGGCACCCGCGCCGGGCAGGAGACCGCGCTTGCGCTGCTCGGCTTCGGCGCCCACCTGGCCGTGGTGGGGTTCACCCTGGACAAGCTCGAATTCCGCCTGAGCAATCTCATGGCCTTCGACGCCACGCTGGTCGGCAATTGGGGCAGCGATCCAGCGATCTATCCCGAGGTTCTGGAGTGGATCGCTGCGGGCAAGCTGGAGATCAGCCCGCTCGTCGAGCGCTACGGACTGGACGATCTCAACCGGGTTCTGGCCGCCGCCCACGCGGGCAACCTTCTAAAGCGTCCAGTGATAGTGCCTTAG
- the bcrC gene encoding benzoyl-CoA reductase subunit C: MPEHIVRRCEELISDFSFDYVRRWKAADPTRRVMGFLPIYVPRPLLHAAGMLPVGIMGGGSQVEIIKGDAYFQSYICHLPRSFVELAMDGKFADFDGFLFPSICDVIRNLSGMWKLLFPGLYAKYFDLPQNFDPELGGKFYRQELAKLLADCEVLTGRKVANADLLESIRLYNLNYQAITQLDYRRRREPWCYPASEAYAVVRAGMIMDVSEHTDLVHTYMNAVDAAERPFHDGSRVVVSGAFCEQPPLDLIRTLELAGCLIVADDFLLGSRWHTTALPERGDGLDILTEAYLRRSTYSSSRYDPLCEKRDHLALQVAESKADGVIFCAPSFCDPSLLDLPLLQAAMDERGIPSAHFKYAENTGQFQAIREQAGTFADSLMLWSER, from the coding sequence ATGCCCGAGCACATCGTCCGCCGCTGCGAGGAACTGATCTCCGACTTCTCCTTCGACTACGTGCGGCGCTGGAAGGCTGCGGATCCGACGCGGCGCGTGATGGGCTTCCTGCCAATCTACGTTCCCCGGCCTCTCTTGCATGCCGCCGGGATGCTCCCGGTGGGCATCATGGGCGGCGGGTCCCAAGTGGAGATTATCAAGGGTGATGCCTACTTCCAGTCCTACATCTGCCACTTGCCGCGCAGCTTCGTGGAGCTGGCGATGGACGGCAAGTTCGCGGATTTCGACGGCTTTCTCTTCCCCTCGATCTGCGATGTGATCCGCAATCTCTCCGGCATGTGGAAGCTGCTCTTCCCCGGCCTCTACGCGAAGTACTTCGACTTGCCGCAGAATTTCGATCCGGAGTTGGGCGGCAAGTTCTACCGGCAGGAACTGGCCAAGCTCTTGGCCGACTGCGAAGTGCTCACCGGCCGCAAGGTCGCCAACGCCGATCTTCTGGAGAGCATCCGCCTCTACAACTTGAACTACCAGGCGATCACGCAGCTCGACTACCGTCGCCGCCGGGAGCCGTGGTGCTACCCGGCGTCGGAGGCCTACGCCGTGGTGAGGGCGGGGATGATCATGGACGTGAGCGAGCACACCGACCTCGTCCACACCTACATGAACGCCGTGGACGCCGCGGAGCGCCCCTTCCACGACGGCAGCCGCGTCGTGGTCAGCGGGGCATTCTGCGAACAGCCGCCCCTCGACCTCATCCGCACGCTGGAGCTGGCGGGCTGCCTGATCGTCGCCGACGATTTCCTGCTCGGGAGCCGCTGGCACACCACCGCGCTCCCCGAACGCGGAGACGGGCTGGACATCCTCACTGAGGCCTATCTAAGGCGCAGCACCTACTCGAGCAGCCGCTACGATCCCCTCTGCGAGAAGCGCGATCACCTAGCGCTGCAGGTGGCGGAGTCGAAGGCCGACGGCGTGATCTTCTGTGCGCCAAGCTTCTGCGATCCCTCGCTGCTGGATCTTCCCTTGCTCCAGGCGGCGATGGACGAGCGGGGGATCCCCAGCGCGCACTTCAAGTACGCCGAGAACACAGGGCAATTCCAGGCCATTCGCGAGCAGGCCGGCACCTTCGCCGATTCCCTCATGCTCTGGAGCGAGAGATGA
- the bcrB gene encoding benzoyl-CoA reductase subunit B: MSTIHKEESMVMQKTMIADHFEQLARAQQEGRKVVYTFVPGNLTELILAFDLLPVHPEINALQSGMRKISGDYIREAERLGHSEDVCTYVKCDVGMLMKGNLGPTGRPLPPPDLLLLSYTGCFTFMKWFEILRSHYDCPVIMIQVPYQGDGRITPEMTDYVSEQLRKELVPALEKLSGKRLDEERLRALLQRSRVAEENLVWALESAKRRPSPIDAYFGGVYYIGPIFTAFRGTQACVDYYALLRREIEARLEAGQGPLTPDGLLAEEKYRVVVEGPPNWTSFREFWKMFYDEGAVVVASSYTKVGGTYDRGFRHDPARPFASLAEYCLGCYTNLNLPDRVQMLTDYVRDYAADGFLINSIKSCNSFSAGQLLILREVERRTGKPGGFIESDLVDPRYFSGANIKNRLESYFQMIDLKRQEQYS; encoded by the coding sequence ATGAGTACGATTCACAAGGAAGAGAGCATGGTCATGCAGAAGACCATGATCGCTGACCACTTCGAGCAGTTGGCCCGCGCCCAGCAGGAGGGCCGCAAGGTTGTCTATACCTTCGTTCCGGGCAACCTGACGGAACTCATCCTCGCTTTTGATCTCCTGCCGGTGCACCCGGAAATCAACGCCCTCCAGTCGGGCATGCGCAAGATCTCCGGCGACTACATTCGCGAAGCCGAGCGCTTGGGCCATTCCGAAGATGTCTGCACCTACGTCAAGTGCGATGTGGGCATGCTGATGAAGGGCAACCTCGGTCCAACCGGCAGGCCGTTGCCGCCGCCGGACCTGCTGCTGCTCAGTTACACGGGCTGCTTCACCTTCATGAAGTGGTTCGAGATCCTGCGCAGCCACTACGACTGCCCCGTGATCATGATCCAAGTGCCCTACCAGGGCGATGGTCGTATCACGCCGGAGATGACTGACTACGTTTCCGAACAGTTGCGGAAGGAGCTGGTGCCGGCCCTGGAGAAGCTCTCCGGCAAGAGGCTCGACGAGGAGCGCTTGCGCGCTCTTCTGCAGCGCTCGCGTGTTGCCGAAGAGAACCTCGTTTGGGCGCTGGAGTCGGCCAAGCGCCGCCCCTCACCCATCGATGCCTACTTCGGAGGCGTCTACTACATCGGCCCCATCTTCACCGCCTTTCGGGGCACGCAGGCCTGCGTCGACTACTACGCTCTGCTGCGGCGGGAGATCGAGGCTCGTCTAGAGGCGGGGCAGGGCCCGCTCACGCCCGATGGTCTTCTCGCGGAGGAGAAGTACCGGGTGGTCGTCGAGGGTCCTCCCAACTGGACCAGCTTCCGCGAGTTCTGGAAGATGTTCTACGACGAGGGTGCGGTGGTGGTCGCTTCCAGCTACACCAAGGTGGGCGGGACCTACGATCGCGGCTTCCGACACGACCCCGCACGGCCTTTTGCGAGTCTGGCCGAGTACTGCCTGGGATGCTACACCAATCTCAATCTGCCCGATCGGGTGCAGATGCTCACCGACTACGTCCGCGACTACGCCGCCGACGGCTTCCTCATCAACTCCATCAAGAGCTGCAATTCCTTCTCGGCCGGCCAGCTCCTGATCCTGCGCGAGGTGGAGAGGCGGACCGGCAAACCAGGCGGGTTCATCGAATCCGATCTGGTGGACCCGCGCTACTTCTCGGGGGCCAACATCAAGAACCGCCTGGAGAGCTACTTCCAGATGATCGATCTCAAGCGCCAGGAGCAGTACTCGTGA